A part of Prionailurus viverrinus isolate Anna chromosome E1, UM_Priviv_1.0, whole genome shotgun sequence genomic DNA contains:
- the RANGRF gene encoding ran guanine nucleotide release factor isoform X3 gives MEPTRDYPLFGGAFSATLPPGAIDVSDLRPVPNNQEVFCHRVTDQSLIVELLEQQAHVQGEEAARYHFEDVCGAQEARAVQVETVQPLFLENLALRGCCQEAWVLSGKQQVAKENQQVRAGNVRFLEGGWGRVSILTLIPLGSKGRDGAPGLAAAAPAPD, from the exons ATGGAGCCCACGCGAGACTATCCGCTGTTTGGGGGGGCCTTCTCCGCCACTCTCCCCCCCGGGGCCATCGACGTGAG CGATCTCCGGCCGGTCCCGAACAATCAGGAAGTCTTCTGCCACCGCGTGACGGACCAGAGCCTGATCGTGGAACTTCTGGAGCAGCAGGCCCACgtgcagggagaggaggctgcGCG ATACCACTTTGAGGACGTTTGCGGGGCGCAGGAGGCTAGGGCTGTGCAAGTGGAAACTGTGCAGCCCCTCTTTTTGGAGAACCTGGCCCTGAGGGGCTGCTGTCAAGAAGCCTGGGTCCTCTCTGGCAAGCAGCAGGTGGCTAAGGAAAACCAGCAGGTGAGGGCAGGGAATGTGAGATTCCTGGAGGG ggggtggggtcGGGTAAGCATCCTGACACTGATCCCTTTAGGTAGCAAAGGACGTGACGGTGCACCAGGCCTTGCTGCGGCTGCCCCAGCACCAGACTGA
- the RANGRF gene encoding ran guanine nucleotide release factor isoform X2, translating to MEPTRDYPLFGGAFSATLPPGAIDVSDLRPVPNNQEVFCHRVTDQSLIVELLEQQAHVQGEEAARYHFEDVCGAQEARAVQVETVQPLFLENLALRGCCQEAWVLSGKQQVAKENQQVAKDVTVHQALLRLPQHQTDVLLTFSQPPPENLSLLPWSLGDFEQLVTSLTLHDPGIFGPQ from the exons ATGGAGCCCACGCGAGACTATCCGCTGTTTGGGGGGGCCTTCTCCGCCACTCTCCCCCCCGGGGCCATCGACGTGAG CGATCTCCGGCCGGTCCCGAACAATCAGGAAGTCTTCTGCCACCGCGTGACGGACCAGAGCCTGATCGTGGAACTTCTGGAGCAGCAGGCCCACgtgcagggagaggaggctgcGCG ATACCACTTTGAGGACGTTTGCGGGGCGCAGGAGGCTAGGGCTGTGCAAGTGGAAACTGTGCAGCCCCTCTTTTTGGAGAACCTGGCCCTGAGGGGCTGCTGTCAAGAAGCCTGGGTCCTCTCTGGCAAGCAGCAGGTGGCTAAGGAAAACCAGCAG GTAGCAAAGGACGTGACGGTGCACCAGGCCTTGCTGCGGCTGCCCCAGCACCAGACTGATGTCCTGCTCACCTTCAGTCAGCCCCC CCCTGAAAATCTGTCACTTCTGCCCTGGAGCCTGGGTGACTTTGAACAGCTGGTGACCAGTCTGACCCTTCATGATCCCGGCATCTTTGGTCCCCAGTAA
- the RANGRF gene encoding ran guanine nucleotide release factor isoform X1, whose protein sequence is MEPTRDYPLFGGAFSATLPPGAIDVSDLRPVPNNQEVFCHRVTDQSLIVELLEQQAHVQGEEAARYHFEDVCGAQEARAVQVETVQPLFLENLALRGCCQEAWVLSGKQQVAKENQQVAKDVTVHQALLRLPQHQTDVLLTFSQPPPDNRSFLSPENLSLLPWSLGDFEQLVTSLTLHDPGIFGPQ, encoded by the exons ATGGAGCCCACGCGAGACTATCCGCTGTTTGGGGGGGCCTTCTCCGCCACTCTCCCCCCCGGGGCCATCGACGTGAG CGATCTCCGGCCGGTCCCGAACAATCAGGAAGTCTTCTGCCACCGCGTGACGGACCAGAGCCTGATCGTGGAACTTCTGGAGCAGCAGGCCCACgtgcagggagaggaggctgcGCG ATACCACTTTGAGGACGTTTGCGGGGCGCAGGAGGCTAGGGCTGTGCAAGTGGAAACTGTGCAGCCCCTCTTTTTGGAGAACCTGGCCCTGAGGGGCTGCTGTCAAGAAGCCTGGGTCCTCTCTGGCAAGCAGCAGGTGGCTAAGGAAAACCAGCAG GTAGCAAAGGACGTGACGGTGCACCAGGCCTTGCTGCGGCTGCCCCAGCACCAGACTGATGTCCTGCTCACCTTCAGTCAGCCCCC CCCTGACAACAGGTCATTTCTTAGCCCTGAAAATCTGTCACTTCTGCCCTGGAGCCTGGGTGACTTTGAACAGCTGGTGACCAGTCTGACCCTTCATGATCCCGGCATCTTTGGTCCCCAGTAA
- the SLC25A35 gene encoding solute carrier family 25 member 35 isoform X2: protein MDFLMSGLAACGACLFTNPLEVVKTRMQLQGELQAPGTYQRHYRNVFHAFITIGRVDGLAALQKGLAPALLYQFLMNGIRLGTYGLAEAGGYLHTAEGTLSPPRSAAAGALAGVMGAYLGSPIYMVKTHLQAQAASEIAVGHQYKHQGMFQALSEIGQKHGLVGLWRGALGGLPRVIIGSSTQLCTFSSTKDLITQWEILPPQSWKVALAAAMVSGMAVVLAMTPFDVVSTRLYNQPTDSQGKHL from the exons ATGGACTTCTTGATGAGCGGCCTGGCAGCCTGCGGGGCCTGTCTGTTCACCAACCCCCTGGAAGTGGTAAAGACCAGGATGCAGCTGCAGGGAGAATTGCAGGCCCCGGGCACCTACCAGCGGCACTACCGAAACGTCTTCCACGCCTTCATCACCATCGGCAGGGTGGACGGCCTGGCTGCCTTGCAGAAGGGACTGGCCCCCGCCCTCTTATACCAGTTCCTGATGAATGGCATCCGCTTGGGCACCTACGGGCTGGCTGAGGCTGGAGGCTACCTGCACACTGCCGAAGGCACCCTCAGCCCTCCCCGAAGCGCAGCAGCTGGGGCCCTGGCTGGGGTCATGGGAGCCTACTTGGGGAGCCCCATCTACATG GTGAAGACACACCTACAGGCACAAGCAGCCTCGGAAATTGCAGTAGGGCACCAGTATAAGCATCAG GGCATGTTTCAGGCGCTAAGCGAGATTGGCCAGAAACATGGTCTGGTGGGGTTGTGGCGTGGGGCCCTGGGCGGCCTGCCCCGAGTTATCATCGGTTCCTCCACCCAGCTGTGCACCTTCTCATCCACCAAGGACCTCATCACGCAGTGGGAG ATACTTCCTCCCCAGAGCTGGAAAGTGGCTCTGGCAGCTGCCATGGTGAGTGGCATGGCGGTGGTCCTGGCCATGACGCCGTTTGATGTGGTCAGCACGAGGCTCTACAACCAGCCCACGGACTCTCAGGGCAAG catcTTTGA
- the SLC25A35 gene encoding solute carrier family 25 member 35 isoform X1 produces the protein MDFLMSGLAACGACLFTNPLEVVKTRMQLQGELQAPGTYQRHYRNVFHAFITIGRVDGLAALQKGLAPALLYQFLMNGIRLGTYGLAEAGGYLHTAEGTLSPPRSAAAGALAGVMGAYLGSPIYMVKTHLQAQAASEIAVGHQYKHQGMFQALSEIGQKHGLVGLWRGALGGLPRVIIGSSTQLCTFSSTKDLITQWEILPPQSWKVALAAAMVSGMAVVLAMTPFDVVSTRLYNQPTDSQGKGLMYRGMLDALRQTARTEGIFGMYKGIGASYFRLGPHTILSLFFWDQLRTLYHTYTK, from the exons ATGGACTTCTTGATGAGCGGCCTGGCAGCCTGCGGGGCCTGTCTGTTCACCAACCCCCTGGAAGTGGTAAAGACCAGGATGCAGCTGCAGGGAGAATTGCAGGCCCCGGGCACCTACCAGCGGCACTACCGAAACGTCTTCCACGCCTTCATCACCATCGGCAGGGTGGACGGCCTGGCTGCCTTGCAGAAGGGACTGGCCCCCGCCCTCTTATACCAGTTCCTGATGAATGGCATCCGCTTGGGCACCTACGGGCTGGCTGAGGCTGGAGGCTACCTGCACACTGCCGAAGGCACCCTCAGCCCTCCCCGAAGCGCAGCAGCTGGGGCCCTGGCTGGGGTCATGGGAGCCTACTTGGGGAGCCCCATCTACATG GTGAAGACACACCTACAGGCACAAGCAGCCTCGGAAATTGCAGTAGGGCACCAGTATAAGCATCAG GGCATGTTTCAGGCGCTAAGCGAGATTGGCCAGAAACATGGTCTGGTGGGGTTGTGGCGTGGGGCCCTGGGCGGCCTGCCCCGAGTTATCATCGGTTCCTCCACCCAGCTGTGCACCTTCTCATCCACCAAGGACCTCATCACGCAGTGGGAG ATACTTCCTCCCCAGAGCTGGAAAGTGGCTCTGGCAGCTGCCATGGTGAGTGGCATGGCGGTGGTCCTGGCCATGACGCCGTTTGATGTGGTCAGCACGAGGCTCTACAACCAGCCCACGGACTCTCAGGGCAAG GGCCTCATGTACCGGGGGATGCTGGATGCTCTGCGGCAGACCGCTCGGACAGAGGGCATTTTTGGCATGTACAAGGGTATAGGTGCCTCCTACTTCCGCCTTGGCCCCCACAccatcctttccctcttcttctgggaccagTTACGCACCCTCTACCACACGTACACCAAATAA